The genomic stretch GCCGGTGTTTTATCCTGTCTTCAAGAAAAGAGAGGAAGCAAAAAACTGCAAAGTTTCAGGCCAAAAGCGAAGAATTTGTGGGCCTtacgagaaaagaaaaactggaggaaagaTTAGTAAGTTCTGGAAAGCTTTCTccccaagttcttttttcttagcaTGGTTTGTATGGGTGTTTAGCATGTACCCGGCCCGTGTATCGGCTAAATATCCAATCAATCTACTCCACTGAAACTTCTCGTCAAACTTCTCTTTGAGCATGGCGTGTATGGCGTCTTTAGCGTGTATGGCGTATCTAACTGAATATCCAAAGAACCTAATCCACTGGAACTTGTCCGTGCGTGGATGACGTGTTTAGCGTGTATGGCGTGTCTTACTGAATATCCTTACAACAAGTAATACTGAcaacaataattaaaataatatatttaaaaaataaatatttattattattattatatattattattatatattattataatatattattatatattactgTAATAAGTAGtatatttattgtaattttatatctggaaataaagtttattatttattattattgtaaataaaaatgtaattatCATCCTCCAATAAAgtattattgaatttaattttaaaaaaaaaaaaatatattattattattattataattattattattagtagtagtagtagtagtagtagtagtagtagtagtagtagtagtagtagtagtagtagtagtagtagtagtattagtagtagtagtagtagtagtagtagtagtagtagaatgTTCATTAGCTGTTGCCTAAATGAGAAAATTCAGTCCATACACGCTATACACCCTAAACAAGACATCCACGCCATGCTGGAAAAGGACTTCAAAGACATGGTTATGCAAACTTCAGTCCATACACGCTATACACGCTTGAAACACCATCCACGCCTTGCTCAAAAAGAACTTGGGTGTCGAGTTAACTGCACAACAAGATTTAGACAGGGTCGGCCAGGGTttttgggtatacggtatacaggggatttttaaatcgggtatacggtatattgcAGTTTAAATACGGGTATTCGgtatatcactttctttgaatttcaggtataCAGTCAGTACAATTCTTCCATTAACTTTTGGGTAtatttggatgaattttgggtattttggcgaATTTTTTTCGGGTATACTGCTAACTCCCGCCTCCCCACCTGGCCGACCATGTTTAGAGTTCTTCGACGACAAGGTGGCGCGCAATGCATCTCGGATGATACATTGAAGGAACCAATATCACCCTTGATTTACTACCTTCCCACCAGTGACTTTACATTGTGCATGGACAGCATACGTTATTGTCATGCAACATGAATGGCGTATTTGGCGTGTATGACGTGTATGGCCAAAACATATtcaaacacacacacacgctCTCGATATcgctttttcattttattaatttatttccaACACATCATCTCTATCCTATCCTTCATTACTCTCCCCTACCCTATATGCGTGTTTTAAAATGACAAGCTTGCTCCTGATTGGCTCTTCAGTGTTTTCGGCTCACCCGGGTCAATTTTGGTCGTGATGCGGGCACAGTGCATCTTGGGCGATAGTGGTGTTGGGTGCGAGTTCTTATCGCCTTTCATTCCGAAATGAGAGGGGAACGAAGAATAAGGACAACGATCACGGCAAATTGCTgcgaaattagaagcaacatgagaagatttattattcggATTTACGGACGTCATACCAGCCTTAAcggccttattttctgttgaatgaatgatatcaataaaactatttaaagtaatggcaaaagttggaaatctatTTCTTTTTAGCGTCGCTTCAGCGGTTATGAGGCGGCCAcattcccatacatttactgtaaatttagtcGTGTTTGTACCCCAACCGAGATGGCGCCAAAAATCGTGGACGGGTCTATTGTACGAAGTCAGCAAATAATTTACAAATTCTATCACCAATTACTTTGGCAGAAATGTAAATTGGCAGTTTGTAGCTGCGAAGGGACGACCTTATTCCTTTTACCGCGTAATTCGAACTAGGAAACGTTCTTGCGACCTGTAATCGCCCTTAGCCGTGTCTCTACTCAGAGGGGAGTATGGGGGGAAGGGCTAAGATCACGCGTTTCACATAAACTACATCGGGCTTTTCACGTTTCACGTGCTGTACTGTGATCGCCCGAGGCGCATCTCTACTCTAAAACTAGTGAGTAAATTAATGTCCCGCACTGACTATTAGCGTAAGTATGTTACCAGCATCTCAAAAGGATTGTATGCCAACCGCGCTTTCTGTAACCCTAAGAAGTAATTCATTATGCTTCACCTCATGGCTCCTAATTGAGATTCTTTTCTAAACATGGCTAAATTTCGAGCGAATAACCGGcgcttgtttaatttttaattccGTAATGTTTCATCATGGGGCCAATTAAGCAAGAAGGAACTTGAAACTTCGGAAATGATGCGTCTGTCTTTAATGAGAAGAATCAAATAATTGATTCTCCCTTGGAGAAtgtaggattttttttttcttggatcaTGCCCAAATCGACTTTGTAAGCGAGATTATTTTGCTAGCATTCAACACCTTTGACTACTGATCGACTTGAGCTAATTCTAGACTAATTGCTTCAAGAACAACAAAGTTGTCTCAACGTGTCTTTAACGGCTCGTCTCATTTCTTTGATCTTGCAAAAGTACAAAATTGGGTTTAGTGAGGAGTTTAGAAAAATCAGAGTTACAGTGGTTTGCAATGCCAAAAAAGAAGCTGAAGATCGTTCCACGTTTGTTTGGATATTTTGGAATGCAAACGGAGCCACAAAAGTATATGGCAAATAACAAAGAACTAGAACCAGCTGCACCCACATTGCCATGAATACTGACTTTCTGTATCTTGTTATATTCAGTGGAATTGTTTGAATCGCTTCTTCCTGAACGTTACCACGAACTTGAGTTTGATGGCGACGGAGCCTGCGGAAAATCCTGCTGTAACAGTAAATGGCAATTATCAGGCACAATATTATATTCGAAGCTGCAAACAATTTCCATAGAAAGTGACTGTAGAACCAAAGAGAAAAGCCGACACTTGGATAAACCCAAATGGCGATTACAACTGCGTACACTCGCTTGAGGGTTACAACTTGTCTGTACCTGAGTCCTAACAACAGAGCCAGAAGTCTGTCCACGCTTATGGCAGTTGTTGTCAACAGCGACACCGCAAATGAAATAGTGATCGCTATGGAACGCACGGGAACGATGTGTCGACATATTTGAGAGCGTTCGTGAGTCAAAGACAGTAAGTAAGTGACGTAAAGAAGCTCCATGAAGCCAATACAGAGATCACTGGCCGCTAGACTGCCACGCAAAACTGTGGAAGGCGGGTGAAGAGAGGTTCCTTTGCGAAGGGCGATCAGGATCAGAGTATTTCCCACAATTGtagaaattgcaatagcaatgttGAAGACTGAAAGACTTAGCAGGTGGTTCTGTAAACCCTCAATTAACTCTGCCGAGCAAAACAAGGACTGATTGAACTGTGTGAGATCCTTCATTGTTACTACCTCACCTCAATGTAATGACCTTGTCTTACCAAACGACTTTTAAATATGTTTAAGACCGCTCTGGATTTAGCGACGTTTATTAACACcagaaaatgatattttatTGCGTCATCGCACACCAATCAACGTGTGGCAAGTTTGTTGAGAAGTCTTTACTAATGACCCTGTAATGGGAGAGTTATTTAAATATGATGCAGCTGCTTAAGCAAGAAATAAGGGTAATTTATCATGCTCCTGTCACATTTGATAACTTTCCGACTGGTTCAAATAAATAATCTTTACATAAACGAACAAAAATAATCTTTTCTGTTGGATCATGTTTCAAAAGATGAGAGCTCCATGAAACATTTAGCTTGACACTTGAAATTTTGCCATGACCTGTGTCTTCGAAAATAATTTGTCAGATTTTCAAAGGTTTGTTCCCAAATTGGTTAACTTTCGAGGAAGCTCTCTCTGGTTGCGGGGCAACGGCACGACAACGACTCATTTGGGAGTCAGcttggtttagtggtcatcaatcgtgcctcccacctTTTTGATCCAGGTTCAACCCTTGGGTGGTAAGTGGGCTGactttcagtcgatctcaacctggcttcgagagtttttctccgggtactccagtttttctCCGTCCTCAAAATCGAATCTCAGttaattacatctggctgggtttgcAGTGATGcgagatcacacatggatcgtatggcgGAAGCCGTGggcgccttcacatgcattcggtccgataccgttgagccggttgatcctgaaaagtTCTTGTAGGGAGCGATCAACTATTAAAgcgcacatttacatttacataagAAGTCGCTCTCGGTAAATCTTCAAAATCGTGTTTATCAACGTGTTAGAATCATTGGAAGCGTACTGAAAATAGAACTTTCTTCATTTCGTTTTATGTTACTCCTGTTAATTTTAAGCCTGCCGCCATGCATTGATGAAAGTGCTTTTCATCGAAGTTTATCAGTCGTTAACATTTACACGAGTTTCACAGAAAGACAAATCCATCTgcaaactaaagaaacaatttaCCCCCACCCCCTCGGGAGAGCTTCCTCGCAGGCAACAAATTGGTGGAATAGCGCAACTTTAGCACTTTTCTTTGAATAAGAAGGAAAACCAGTATTGACAAAGTATCGaagcttttaaaaatattttttttgtatgcCTTTTATGGAGGAATTTTCACTCTCCGACATTTAGAATTGTTTTGCAGAGCTAATTGCATCGGCAAATATTAAGGTTTAATTAACCTGCGAAACACACATCACGTCACTGTCAGTGACTAAGACCAGGTGCACTACCACATTTCGTCTACTTCATTATGTGACAATAGCTCCGTCAATGCATGGCAACAGCCTTTCCAGGAGAAACATTGCCGCCTCAGAGAATAAAACTATCAGGGGAGGGACGTATTTCAAGTATACTTTCAATGACTCAATTACCTTGCCATACACGATTTTTACAGCTTTGAAACACTTAACCGAGAACGACTTCTACCCATCTTTGTCGAGCgccgttgccatggtaacacgaAAATTGAATTCCTGATGCCTGAATGCAAAAAATCCTTATATCTTAGTACCGAAGAAATAGTAACATGTTACAGTTGTtatgataaaaattaaaaagacgGATTTTTGAAACTTGTTTGTAGAGTAGAAAGGTCCATCTGTAATCTTGAATGACGAACTTTGCCATTTTTCCATGTGATAAAGGTGAACGTGAagtatttatatttattcaacTCCAGTTTGTCATAGATCTTTCTAGAAGACATAATTATGCCACAGTTTTTAACAACGAGGTCTCTTTTAGGTATAGAAAGATTCATACAAGCAAAGAAGAAACATTGTCGTTCAGCTcaggaaataaaacgaaaaggGAGGAATCTACGGAGATTGACTACTTGTCATCACTGCCTTGTGCCGTTGCCGTGGCAACAAGATGAAATTCGACGGAAATCGTGGATTACTATCCCGAAGGCAAACAATTTTCTGAAATCTTTGTGAAGACGTTTTCTTTTCGAAGATAGGGATAGTAACAGAGTGCtcgggtaaaaaaaaattaatatgttaGATTAATACTTAGGTATTTATCCATTATTTCTCGTAATTATAACTTAAGAATGCGCATGTGATCATAGTCAAGTTAAGATGCGCactagaaatgaataaattattattattattattattattattattattattattattataagagggatttttgaaaattatttttagggtTGAAACTTGAAAGATGTCGTATGCCATTTTGGGCATGTGATAGATAAAGGCGAAAACGagttattttatatttatttatctgCACTTGTCTTAAATCTTCTTAGAAGACGTTACGGCAACTGTGTGAGTCATCAGCTTCTAAAAAAACCAAGGAATATTCGTCTGTCATCGAGGTTTCTTTTAAGCGTAGAAGGCCCATTTTATAGCACTCATCAGTGGTGATATACAAAAGTAGAACACTTAATGATTATACTCATTGCAACGCACTGGCGCACGCGCACAGCTTTGGATCCTATTGAAGCAGAACACTTCTTTCATAGGGGTGGTATAGTTGGGTAGTGCGGTGAACTGCATGCGGTGTTCAAGAACATAACGTCTAGTTAATTGACTTCGAGAACATCTGTCATCTTGCAGTGGaaataaaaaaacgttttatcGTAATCGTTCGCACCAATTAACCTGCCCTGTTTTAAGTAGTTTCGGCCTCTGAAAGTGAATTAAACTGCAGTTGTTTAAATGGGATAGGTTTTCTTACACTCCTATGGCGCCTAAGAAACTTCCTATGCTTCGTAAAACACATGAAATACATGGAAACAGGTTGCACTTTTTTAAAAGGATGTCTGTGTCATAGGTTAAGCAAAAACCACATTGTTAATTAAATCAAACTTTTACTTTACATAGAAATCAGTAACATTATACTTACGACTGATTATCGTTTATACTTCTACGAGGGCGGATGTTCCTGATTGATAGGGTTAAAAGCCGTGCTATCTGGTCAGTTTCACAAATTCGAAATATTAAAGTGATGGACCACTGCTTTTTTAAAAGGATCGAGGACCACTTTTGCCATATGTCTTGATTTATTTAtctataatttttgtttttaagcaTCGGAAGCCCAGGATGTGTCATACCAAGAGAAACTGAGGGGACAGaaagggaggctcagggcgttggccgggatatgttatgtccacgaaagctatttttagacaagccgaagtctgtcttccgagacgtctgcatgcagtcttgcctcgctcacaggttcttagtgaaaagagaaaatggcggcgcacgttggaaggctgatgaatatttattttctttcaaacatcagaccaaGGTtagcctgcatgcggacgtctcggaatacagacttccgctagaacgaAGACTTACacgacatatcccaagggctggaccgggagcctccctctctgttccCGCATTTTCTCTTGGTCATACTTATGACGCCAGTTTGTTGCTTTTCGCATAAAGAAGGCATCTGAAGAAGAAATCCCCTTACGCGCTAAATTGTGGTGGGAACGCTGTTGTTTACGATATCTTTCAGTACAATCGCAAATACACTGCATGCCTCAGTTCCAAAGCGAGTCCTAGTGGACAcccattcaaatgtaacgatttgcgtattcttatgcaaattaaactcatttccctttcaatagttgagcacaaagactcacttcgaaaccgagacaaacaaaaactcggaaatggcccgaTCCTAGAAGTATGGCGGGGCAATTGTTACATAAATCTAATTTTATGGCCCAGGCCCCGCGAGTTTCCTATAACTAAGTGGTAGAGCAACCGAACTATCAATTGGAAGATCGTCGTATGTTTGACTCTTGCAAAGAAACACtcagattttttccgagtatacCTGAGTCAACATGGACAAAAAATATCTGCTAGTAACAAGTTGCTTATAGAGAAgaagggctggcgcagtggtgagagtactcgccttcCACCATTGTGGTCAGGGATCGATCCCCGGATTCGGCGCCATATGttgattgagtttgttggttctctactctggtcCAAGAGGTTTTTTGCACGGGTACTCCGGTATTccactctcctcaaaaaccaacgccgtttgatttgatttgaaattatttcagttgatttgtagtctccccaattggtagagcactcgtgctgggctaaataaccttgagaatTAAATTAGGTTActtttattatgattattattagcagtatcattattattattattattattattattattattattattatttacttatcatcatcatcatcatcatcatcatcattattattattgtttacttatcatcatcatcatcatcattattattattattattattattattataagtatCTGGAGAAAGTTATCTGATTATTTAAAGACCTTACCAAAGGTGCCAGCGTGACTCGCAATAATCAAATACATTGTCATTTCGCTAGCACAAATCACATCTTTAATTGATCCATTGCCTCAAGGAGTCTTTCACTAATTGTTTCACTTCTTCGATCCTCCAGCAGTACAGAATTGGGTATAATGATGAGTTGAATGAAAAACACGAGAGTCAATGCGGCATTAAATGCGAGAAAAAAAGCGAATGACTTTCTCTTTGTTATCTCTGGATAAGGGCTTGGGACCACAACTGATGTACTTACTCTCTTTATGTATCGTGGTACATTAATTGTATTCTCTTTTTATTCGCTTGTTCCTGAACATTCCCACGAACTTGAGGTTGATGGTGACGAAATTTTAGAAACATCCTCGTGTAACAGTAGAAGAAATAGACCCTTCACTgtttttggcgccatcttggttgaTGGGCAgacacggctaaatttacagtaaatgtatgggattttagCCGTCTTTGAACCGCAGTAGCtccgctaaaaagagacagatttaCACAGTGATAGGcatttatactgagattattttcatgaaataaaaagaacagattcaggctacaacgacTATAATCGAATTTGTAAGATTTCGTACCAACCCTTTTAAACACGAAGGCGCGCTATATAAGGAAGTCTTCCCTGGGAAGATCGAGGCTCATTCGTCAGTCACCGTTGACGTGCGCATTGACGTGCGCGGGACTTTAAaaggcacatgcaaatgatttatcaatcaaccgtggacgcaAACGAGAGCTCTTTGATAATTTCTTCAATAAAAAGgccccttatggcaatgtgtccgtaatatgccataaaatgttatctgtcgttcttttttcaaattcccagtccctttttttttcacgctagaaatatcttttcgggcttccgtctctgtgttgctgtttgttgatcaccatcttggataattaatcagtcgtgaattgaatgaatttgaACAAAAGTAGTGCGTGAAGCgcccccttttatagtgcgtcttcgtgtttaaaatCATCATggcaaattgccgcgaaattaaaggcaacatgagaagatttattattcgaatttttagacgtcataccttccttaattttttttttctgttgaagtaatgatatcaataaaactatttaaaatagtcacaaaagttggaaatctgtctctttttagcggcgctaaAGCGGTTCAATTCAGCAAAATCCGTGTTTGCATCCCAGACAAGATGGCGGCCATAAAACGGTGAGGTGTATATTCGCAGACGAAAATATTCTCCAAGCACTGCGCCTGTAAAACCAAAGAGCAGTGTTGCCACTTGAATAAGGCCAAAGTCCAATTGTAGTTACATTTGCTAGCTAGAGGGTTACTACCTCTCTGAACGCGAGTCCGAACAACAGAGCCAGAAGTCTGTCCACACTGATAGCGGTTATTGTAGCCAGTGAAACTCCAATCAAAAAGAATGAGCAACAATTAAGTAGTGACATATTTCTAGCCGTGTGCGCACGAAATATATCTAGTGAGTAACGTAGAGGAATTCAGTGACAATGAAACCGAAACAAAGATCACTTGCAGCCAGGCTGCGAAGTAAGACTTTGGTAGGTGGATGCAGGATGGAGGTAGATTTCTCTTTAAAGGGCGATCAGGATTAAAGTTTTTCCCACAACTGCAGTAATTCCAAGACGATTGTTGACTGAA from Montipora capricornis isolate CH-2021 chromosome 12, ASM3666992v2, whole genome shotgun sequence encodes the following:
- the LOC138026982 gene encoding melanocortin receptor 5-like: MKDLTQFNQSLFCSAELIEGLQNHLLSLSVFNIAIAISTIVGNTLILIALRKGTSLHPPSTVLRGSLAASDLCIGFMELLYVTYLLSLTHERSQICRHIVPVRSIAITISFAVSLLTTTAISVDRLLALLLGLRYRQVVTLKRVYAVVIAIWVYPSVGFSLWFYSHFLWKLFAASNIILCLIIAIYCYSRIFRRLRRHQTQVRGNVQEEAIQTIPLNITRYRKSVFMAMWVQLVLVLCYLPYTFVAPFAFQNIQTNVERSSASFLALQTTVTLIFLNSSLNPILYFCKIKEMRRAVKDTLRQLCCS